The Thiohalophilus sp. genome has a window encoding:
- a CDS encoding PhzF family phenazine biosynthesis protein: protein MPQHFYIVDVFAEQPYAGNQLAVVVSDELPTSETMQRVAAETNYSETTFVSPGLNDNGSYTVRIFTPAREIDFAGHPVLGTAWVLKQYVMANAAIEVPLELSIGTVTVTFKTSESGDEIAWFRAPSMSLGKSVNTEQMAAALGLAPQDIDDTTPIQQVSAGTSAMIVPLRDFSALQRARLNLEAYAPLAAQGFPPLTYLFCSETQDPDSDLSVRFFFEAHGVREDPATGNGAAFLGAYLLEHKTGSGGQFSLRIEQGHALQRPSRILLKGQKKANADIVFVGGQVIPVIEGRLL from the coding sequence ATGCCACAACATTTTTATATTGTGGATGTATTTGCCGAACAGCCTTATGCAGGCAATCAGCTGGCGGTAGTGGTCAGTGATGAGTTGCCGACTAGCGAGACCATGCAGCGGGTCGCCGCGGAGACGAATTACTCTGAAACAACCTTTGTCAGTCCTGGATTGAACGACAACGGAAGCTATACGGTGCGGATTTTTACTCCGGCACGGGAAATTGACTTTGCCGGACACCCGGTTCTGGGAACGGCCTGGGTGCTGAAACAATATGTTATGGCAAATGCTGCAATAGAAGTACCTCTTGAGCTGTCAATCGGGACAGTGACAGTGACATTTAAGACGAGTGAATCAGGTGATGAGATTGCCTGGTTCAGGGCGCCATCCATGTCACTTGGCAAGTCCGTTAACACCGAACAGATGGCGGCGGCCCTTGGTCTGGCTCCGCAGGACATCGATGATACAACGCCAATCCAGCAGGTTTCTGCCGGTACCTCGGCCATGATTGTCCCGCTGCGGGATTTTTCGGCCCTGCAGCGAGCCAGGCTGAACCTTGAGGCGTACGCGCCGTTGGCTGCACAGGGCTTTCCACCTCTGACATATCTGTTTTGCAGCGAGACGCAGGATCCCGATAGTGATTTGTCTGTGCGTTTTTTCTTCGAGGCACATGGCGTACGTGAGGATCCCGCAACGGGCAATGGGGCCGCTTTTCTCGGCGCTTATCTGCTGGAGCATAAAACAGGCAGTGGCGGGCAGTTTTCATTACGCATCGAGCAGGGGCACGCACTCCAGCGTCCCTCACGAATCCTGTTAAAAGGGCAAAAAAAGGCCAACGCCGATATCGTATTCGTTGGTGGGCAGGTGATTCCTGTGATAGAGGGCAGGTTACTCTAA
- the glcF gene encoding glycolate oxidase subunit GlcF encodes MKVELAEAYKKTELGQEAESLLMPCVQCGQCTFTCPTFRLTNDEWDGPRGRIYLIKQFLEGKEPGLDLLPPAYTLKTLEGRTLEQNLQLHLDRCLTCRSCETSCPQDVHYGRLLDIGRELVEKEVPRPFKERLMRRMLRSVVAHRRGFSTLLRLGQTFRRILPGELRSMVPEQRKAGFWPRQERPRKMLIWQGCVQPALAPDINAAAARVLDRFGIELIPTAEGCCGALSQHMAETEEARDFMRKNIDAIWPHIEQGAEAIVLTASGCGMQFREYGELLKDDPLYREKARRISMLTRDIAEVVGEEWDSKASTGSSDKPEKPVRRIAFQSSCSLQHGEKLNGVTEKLLKQAGFKLVPVSYPFMCCGAAGTYSILQRAFSKSLRAMKLKSLLASRPETIATANIGCLTHLSAVSPIPVRHWIELVDEKLENKQ; translated from the coding sequence ATGAAAGTCGAGCTGGCTGAAGCATATAAGAAGACCGAACTGGGGCAGGAAGCGGAATCGTTGCTGATGCCCTGTGTACAGTGCGGTCAGTGTACATTTACCTGTCCGACATTCCGGCTGACGAATGATGAATGGGATGGGCCGAGAGGCCGTATTTATCTCATCAAACAGTTTCTGGAAGGCAAGGAACCAGGACTGGATTTACTGCCACCCGCCTATACGCTGAAAACCCTCGAAGGTCGAACGCTGGAACAAAATCTGCAACTGCATCTTGATCGCTGCCTGACCTGCCGTTCCTGTGAAACCAGTTGCCCTCAAGACGTGCATTACGGGCGATTGCTGGACATCGGCCGGGAACTGGTGGAAAAAGAGGTGCCAAGGCCGTTCAAGGAGCGCCTCATGCGGCGGATGTTGCGGTCGGTTGTCGCGCATCGTCGCGGGTTCAGTACGCTGCTGCGACTTGGGCAGACATTTCGGCGGATCCTGCCTGGCGAGTTGCGCAGTATGGTCCCCGAACAACGCAAAGCGGGTTTCTGGCCCAGGCAGGAGCGTCCTCGCAAGATGCTGATTTGGCAGGGCTGTGTGCAGCCGGCGCTGGCGCCGGATATCAATGCCGCCGCGGCACGTGTCCTGGACAGGTTTGGTATTGAGTTGATACCGACGGCAGAGGGGTGTTGCGGTGCTTTGAGTCAGCACATGGCTGAAACAGAAGAAGCGCGTGATTTCATGCGCAAGAATATTGATGCGATATGGCCGCACATTGAACAGGGCGCAGAGGCTATCGTCCTGACAGCCAGTGGATGCGGGATGCAATTCAGGGAATATGGTGAATTACTGAAAGATGATCCCCTGTATCGCGAAAAAGCCCGTCGGATTTCCATGCTGACACGGGATATTGCGGAAGTCGTTGGTGAGGAGTGGGACAGTAAAGCTTCCACCGGTTCATCTGACAAGCCCGAAAAACCAGTACGAAGAATCGCCTTTCAATCGTCCTGCAGCCTGCAGCATGGTGAAAAGCTGAACGGCGTTACCGAGAAATTGCTCAAGCAGGCCGGTTTTAAACTGGTGCCAGTTAGCTATCCGTTTATGTGCTGTGGCGCGGCAGGCACCTACTCCATATTGCAACGTGCCTTTTCCAAATCCTTACGTGCCATGAAGCTGAAAAGCTTGTTGGCAAGTCGTCCTGAAACTATTGCCACAGCCAATATCGGGTGTTTGACACATCTTTCCGCCGTGTCACCAATACCGGTTCGCCACTGGATCGAGCTTGTGGACGAAAAACTGGAAAATAAACAATAA
- a CDS encoding carbohydrate porin, with protein MMHIKRPLVVAMLAGSFSAGVLADEPQVRHGVIQEQKSGIEVQAGATFTFQTSNDSRLEDEGLLSVDLTAEVPMGPGKLLTYVEGNISPREGGVSSLVEEVNGDAGSALDGQGKGRLQVSEIHYTQRIGQNILTVGLLDPDCRLDNSEIANDETSQFLGNAFVNNPTIAFPDYTLGGCMHVHQGLAPYGLNLLVTGSHGMADNPGRSYSELVDVGAKGKGVFAGVELYRQTAYGIWRLGFWQNTADNDYVDGSGQVDDNSGIYLSGDYIRDNYGLNFRLGIANEDVSEATSFASMAFEKHLGDATLGIAAGYTGVSDEVVNTKGDITQSEVYYRFGLSNALALTPSVQWLKNSGFDTIDSPVDNELVVYSLRISMIFE; from the coding sequence ATGATGCATATTAAAAGACCATTGGTTGTGGCAATGCTTGCTGGTAGTTTCTCGGCAGGAGTTTTGGCTGACGAGCCACAAGTCAGGCATGGCGTAATTCAGGAGCAAAAGTCGGGGATTGAAGTCCAGGCGGGTGCCACATTTACATTTCAGACAAGTAACGATTCACGTCTGGAAGACGAAGGATTGTTGTCCGTTGACTTGACGGCCGAAGTGCCGATGGGGCCGGGCAAATTACTGACATATGTGGAAGGAAATATCAGTCCCAGGGAGGGAGGAGTCAGTTCATTGGTTGAGGAAGTCAATGGCGATGCAGGATCAGCACTGGACGGCCAGGGAAAAGGGCGTCTGCAGGTATCCGAAATACACTATACACAACGAATCGGTCAAAATATTTTAACCGTCGGGCTTCTCGATCCGGACTGCAGGCTGGACAACAGCGAAATTGCCAATGATGAAACATCTCAGTTTCTGGGTAATGCATTTGTTAATAATCCAACCATCGCTTTCCCGGATTATACCCTGGGCGGGTGCATGCATGTACATCAAGGCCTGGCACCTTACGGACTGAATCTCCTTGTCACTGGTTCGCATGGAATGGCTGATAATCCGGGAAGATCCTATTCAGAGTTAGTCGACGTGGGGGCCAAGGGTAAGGGCGTATTTGCCGGGGTGGAGCTGTATCGCCAAACCGCATACGGCATATGGCGGCTTGGGTTTTGGCAAAATACGGCTGACAATGACTATGTGGATGGTTCCGGACAAGTTGACGATAATTCAGGCATTTACCTCAGCGGGGATTATATTCGTGATAATTATGGGCTGAATTTCCGTCTGGGAATTGCGAACGAAGATGTTTCGGAAGCAACATCGTTTGCAAGTATGGCATTTGAGAAACATCTGGGAGATGCCACTTTGGGTATTGCAGCAGGTTATACCGGTGTATCTGATGAGGTGGTTAATACAAAGGGCGATATAACGCAGTCGGAAGTCTATTACAGGTTTGGGTTGAGCAATGCACTTGCACTCACTCCATCAGTGCAGTGGCTGAAAAACAGTGGATTCGATACCATTGACAGTCCTGTTGACAATGAACTGGTCGTATATAGTCTTCGAATCAGCATGATTTTTGAGTAG
- a CDS encoding alginate export family protein: MKTKVSIALLSTAMCFDVSLAADNITDAITSGKSSVDMRLRYESVEQDNSLQDASAMTLRSRISYATGEYKGFSATLGMEDVRIVGGEDEYSMPLTGFNPGVYSVIADPEVTEVDQGFIKYSSGMTEVKYGRQVITYDNQRFVGHVGWRQDRQTYDGLRVSVSPADNLKVDYSYISKRNRIFAEAVDVDSKDNLLNVSYKSSFGTLSGYAYLLEIDNNTNNALDTYGLRLIGSTGANDQYSYSLEYASQESESGATKSDADYILAEGAMKFSGMTAKLGYELLGSDDGTYGFSTPLATVHLFNGWTDQFLATPNQGLVDLYVSLGGKFAGGKWLAVYHDFSADESTATIDDLGDEINILYARKFGKVYTGGIKYGSYSAGDAAAGKVDTDKLWVWGEMKF; this comes from the coding sequence ATGAAAACTAAAGTCTCAATAGCATTGTTATCCACCGCAATGTGTTTCGACGTTTCTCTTGCGGCGGACAATATCACTGACGCAATAACGAGCGGGAAGTCGAGTGTTGATATGCGTCTGCGTTATGAGTCCGTTGAACAAGATAATAGTCTCCAGGATGCGTCGGCAATGACGTTAAGGAGTCGTATCAGCTACGCAACAGGTGAATATAAAGGTTTTTCTGCAACGCTTGGCATGGAAGATGTCAGAATTGTTGGTGGTGAAGACGAATATTCTATGCCATTAACAGGCTTCAATCCCGGCGTGTATTCAGTAATTGCGGACCCGGAAGTGACTGAAGTGGATCAGGGTTTTATCAAATATTCTTCAGGTATGACCGAGGTCAAATATGGCCGCCAGGTAATTACATATGATAACCAGCGGTTCGTTGGTCATGTTGGGTGGCGACAGGACAGACAGACATATGACGGCCTCAGAGTCTCTGTCTCACCGGCGGACAATCTTAAAGTCGATTATTCATATATCTCTAAACGCAATCGGATTTTTGCCGAGGCCGTCGATGTAGATTCGAAGGATAATCTTCTGAATGTTTCATACAAATCCTCCTTCGGGACGTTAAGCGGTTATGCATACCTGCTGGAGATTGATAACAATACTAATAATGCACTGGATACCTATGGTCTGCGTCTTATCGGCAGCACCGGTGCGAACGATCAGTATTCTTATAGTCTGGAGTATGCTTCTCAGGAGTCTGAATCAGGAGCGACCAAGAGCGATGCTGACTATATTCTGGCCGAAGGTGCGATGAAATTCTCGGGGATGACAGCCAAGCTGGGTTATGAACTCCTGGGTTCGGATGATGGTACATATGGTTTTTCGACGCCTCTGGCGACTGTGCATCTCTTCAACGGCTGGACTGACCAGTTCTTAGCGACTCCTAATCAGGGGCTGGTTGATCTATATGTCAGTCTGGGCGGCAAGTTTGCCGGTGGTAAATGGCTTGCTGTTTATCATGACTTCAGTGCTGACGAATCCACAGCAACAATTGATGACCTCGGCGATGAAATTAATATTCTGTATGCCAGAAAGTTCGGGAAAGTCTATACCGGGGGTATCAAGTATGGTTCGTATTCCGCCGGTGACGCCGCGGCTGGCAAAGTTGATACTGATAAGTTGTGGGTATGGGGGGAAATGAAGTTCTGA
- the cynR gene encoding transcriptional regulator CynR yields the protein MARNNIFPRSVHYLLAVAEHQSFTRAAEALYVSQPSLSQQIKQLEDLLNIQLLDRSGRSVRLTPAGEVYLHHARRALKELDAAKRAIHELKDLSRGSLRIAMTPITDYLAIPLLVNFNTLYPGITVTTLEMPQNDMKDALVGDHVDIGIALSSTLTTEGYPGITDSETLFSETLSLVFGKNHPLAGQKGPISKHALEEEPLVLFNTNYALRSHIDHYCLEQGISPHIAVEATSLSVIIEMVRLGKIATILPDTIACHQHGLYSLSLLPELPHHTISLIYRKDINKSPACLAFEELAGEWSATRCELHPSHRLRPCPLTDACAEDEEKFPPDVSIDGADTPLEDIETDIV from the coding sequence ATGGCTCGTAACAACATTTTTCCCCGCTCCGTCCACTATCTTCTTGCCGTCGCCGAGCATCAGAGTTTCACTCGCGCCGCAGAAGCGCTGTATGTCTCTCAGCCGTCTTTATCTCAGCAAATCAAGCAACTGGAAGACCTGTTAAATATCCAGTTGCTCGACCGTTCTGGCCGCAGTGTTCGTCTAACCCCGGCGGGCGAGGTATATTTGCACCATGCGCGTCGTGCTTTGAAAGAGCTGGATGCGGCCAAACGGGCTATTCATGAACTCAAAGATCTGAGCCGCGGCAGCCTGCGTATTGCCATGACTCCCATTACTGATTATCTGGCTATTCCCCTGCTGGTTAACTTCAATACGCTTTACCCCGGTATCACAGTAACCACACTCGAAATGCCACAAAATGACATGAAAGATGCTCTGGTTGGCGATCATGTTGATATCGGAATCGCGCTTAGCAGCACGCTCACGACCGAGGGATATCCTGGAATAACGGACAGTGAAACCTTATTTAGTGAAACACTCAGTCTCGTATTCGGTAAAAATCACCCCCTGGCCGGACAAAAGGGTCCGATCAGTAAACACGCACTTGAAGAGGAACCTTTAGTCCTGTTCAATACCAATTACGCCCTGCGCTCGCATATTGACCACTATTGTCTTGAACAGGGCATATCCCCGCATATCGCCGTGGAAGCTACGTCTCTGAGTGTGATTATTGAGATGGTACGGCTGGGAAAGATCGCCACTATTCTGCCAGACACAATCGCATGTCATCAGCACGGCCTCTACTCACTCTCCCTGCTACCTGAGTTGCCACATCATACAATCAGTCTTATATATCGTAAGGATATTAATAAAAGTCCCGCCTGCCTGGCTTTCGAGGAACTGGCTGGCGAATGGTCGGCCACACGCTGCGAACTTCATCCCAGTCATCGCCTGCGTCCCTGTCCACTGACCGACGCCTGTGCTGAAGATGAAGAGAAATTTCCTCCTGATGTCAGTATAGATGGAGCTGACACCCCACTTGAAGACATCGAAACCGATATCGTGTAA